In bacterium, a single window of DNA contains:
- a CDS encoding ABC transporter ATP-binding protein/permease, with product MTSQKRLLGYVLAHKGRLITALVCGLLMTGCTLFMATLIKWFTAVASNEPVTGYAIVRFGIKHGLFDAKNAPAALMIIAAALMVLINIPKSTFTFFNNYLIASVTSRIGTDVRADVYAHLQTLPLRYFHRSRLGDILSRMSVDVALIQNSSTIVVQAIDGPLMVIGGLAKMALISWQLTVCTILFVPLMGAAINKLTRKIRPLTTATQSRFADVSSAIEESIHGVRVIKAFGMEDYEVKRFNKANNNSLAATLKYWRRNALVTPIVELMGSIAAALLMIIGGRMLVKGTITFPDLAEFMVLAFYVAGSAKQFGRLGSLYQQTIAAGERVFEILDTKSDLPDAPDAIVLKNVQGMVECEDVCFEYNPGEPVIQGLSFKIDPGEVVAIVGPSGAGKSTIADLILRFYDVDKGRILIEGHDIRWINTKSLREHMAMVPQETILFSGTIAENISYGRPGTNMTEIIEAAKAANAHDFIMQCPNGYDTELGEGGVGLSGGQRQRISIARALLKNPRILILDEATSSLDAASEGIVQEALDRLMKGRSTLVIAHRLSTVKNANKIFVMDRGSVIESGTFDELMSAGGLFEQLYKTQFRDQGAK from the coding sequence GTGACCTCTCAAAAACGCCTTTTAGGATATGTTCTGGCTCATAAAGGCCGCTTGATCACAGCTTTAGTATGCGGGCTGTTGATGACCGGCTGCACACTGTTTATGGCGACCCTGATAAAATGGTTTACCGCGGTTGCCAGCAATGAGCCGGTCACAGGCTATGCCATAGTGAGGTTCGGCATCAAACATGGTCTCTTTGATGCCAAGAATGCGCCGGCCGCGCTGATGATAATAGCTGCGGCGTTGATGGTGCTCATCAATATCCCGAAGTCGACATTCACCTTTTTCAATAATTATCTAATAGCCTCCGTCACCAGCCGCATCGGCACAGACGTGAGGGCGGATGTCTATGCACATCTGCAGACACTTCCTCTGCGCTATTTTCACAGGAGCAGGTTAGGGGATATCCTGTCCCGGATGAGTGTAGATGTCGCGCTCATTCAAAACTCGAGCACTATAGTCGTCCAGGCGATAGACGGTCCTCTGATGGTAATCGGCGGACTGGCCAAGATGGCGCTCATCAGTTGGCAGCTCACGGTCTGTACGATATTATTTGTGCCTCTGATGGGTGCTGCAATAAACAAGTTGACTAGGAAGATCCGGCCTCTGACGACCGCCACTCAGTCAAGGTTTGCGGACGTAAGTTCGGCCATCGAGGAGTCCATCCATGGTGTGCGGGTTATAAAGGCTTTTGGGATGGAGGACTACGAGGTCAAGCGTTTCAACAAGGCGAATAACAACAGCCTGGCTGCCACGCTCAAATATTGGCGGCGAAACGCATTGGTGACACCGATTGTCGAGCTGATGGGTTCCATTGCAGCAGCTTTACTTATGATAATCGGCGGTCGGATGCTGGTCAAGGGCACAATCACTTTTCCTGATCTTGCTGAGTTCATGGTCCTTGCGTTTTATGTAGCGGGCTCGGCCAAGCAGTTCGGTCGTCTAGGCTCGCTCTATCAGCAGACAATAGCGGCGGGCGAGCGTGTATTTGAGATACTCGATACCAAATCTGATCTGCCTGATGCGCCTGATGCAATTGTTCTGAAGAATGTTCAGGGCATGGTCGAGTGCGAGGATGTCTGTTTTGAATATAATCCTGGCGAACCCGTGATTCAGGGACTGTCTTTTAAGATAGACCCCGGAGAGGTGGTCGCTATAGTCGGTCCCAGCGGCGCCGGAAAATCGACGATAGCTGACCTCATTTTGCGTTTTTACGATGTCGACAAAGGCCGGATCCTGATCGAAGGTCATGACATACGCTGGATCAACACAAAGAGTCTGCGCGAGCACATGGCGATGGTCCCGCAGGAGACGATCCTTTTCAGCGGCACAATCGCAGAAAACATCTCATACGGCAGACCCGGCACCAATATGACCGAGATAATCGAGGCTGCCAAGGCCGCGAACGCGCATGATTTTATTATGCAGTGCCCGAACGGCTACGACACCGAGCTTGGCGAGGGTGGAGTGGGGCTTTCCGGCGGCCAGCGCCAGAGGATTTCGATTGCGCGCGCTCTGCTCAAGAACCCAAGGATTCTCATACTCGATGAGGCGACCTCGTCTCTGGATGCCGCGTCCGAAGGCATCGTCCAGGAGGCATTGGACCGCCTGATGAAGGGCCGCTCGACGCTGGTGATCGCGCACCGGCTCTCGACCGTCAAAAACGCAAATAAAATATTTGTGATGGACAGGGGCAGCGTGATCGAGTCCGGCACATTTGATGAACTAATGAGCGCAGGCGGCCTTTTTGAGCAGTTATATAAGACTCAGTTTCGCGATCAGGGTGCAAAATGA
- a CDS encoding isoprenylcysteine carboxylmethyltransferase family protein, whose translation MASIIILLVAKPTPKSFLIGLPFVIVGEAIRIWASGYLSKLKSLITAGPFAICRNPLYIGSFLISLGYFIMCNQPIVWIAGPILFWLFHGGAISYEERLLANLFGDEFNEYCKTIPRLISFPRSLAGHGEFSIRQVVNNNEHRGALITALALALYAILAYSSSDMPISWLISRL comes from the coding sequence TTGGCGTCCATCATCATTCTATTGGTCGCCAAGCCGACTCCAAAAAGTTTTTTGATAGGTCTGCCGTTTGTCATTGTAGGTGAAGCGATTCGCATATGGGCATCGGGGTATCTGAGCAAGCTAAAGAGTCTGATAACCGCCGGACCCTTTGCAATTTGCCGCAATCCGCTATATATAGGCAGTTTCCTTATCAGCCTGGGATATTTTATCATGTGCAACCAACCCATTGTCTGGATTGCCGGCCCGATTTTATTCTGGCTGTTTCATGGCGGCGCAATTTCTTATGAGGAAAGGCTGCTTGCGAATTTGTTCGGAGATGAGTTTAATGAATACTGTAAGACCATACCAAGGCTCATCTCTTTTCCGCGTTCTCTGGCAGGTCATGGTGAATTCTCGATCAGGCAGGTCGTGAATAACAACGAGCACAGAGGCGCTCTCATAACAGCATTGGCTTTGGCGCTGTATGCCATACTGGCATACTCGTCGAGTGATATGCCGATCTCATGGTTGATATCAAGATTATAG
- the lpxB gene encoding lipid-A-disaccharide synthase has protein sequence MSYQIAISAGEASGDMYGGRLAAELLNIRNDLDLWGAGGPKMREAGVDVTVDMTGGGTIGVSETLKSLPSVAAKYFNFRSQLLERRPELFVPIDFGAFNIRLAQIAHKNGIPVVYYFPPSSWRRKPKNAAKLIACGGKVITPFPWSQELLCAAGVDARFVGHPLIDIVKPSADKATFLREFDLSDTLPTIGMLPGSRGHELKEHMPIMIECARIIDEKLGGAQFVIAAAGRTGRIHKYIDDAAGKSNLPVIRVIEGRTYDCMAHSDLLISKSGTATLEAAILGTPMVIIYSGSAIMRFEFLFRKAVLEEYIGLPNIVADRGICPELINEQATPEAASDIALSLLQDSENLDTMKAGLLDVRRVLGEPGALVRASHLLLEMGGLK, from the coding sequence GTGTCATATCAAATTGCCATATCTGCCGGTGAGGCGTCCGGCGACATGTACGGCGGCCGACTGGCCGCCGAACTGCTAAATATACGAAATGACCTGGACTTATGGGGTGCGGGCGGTCCGAAAATGCGTGAAGCGGGTGTCGATGTGACCGTAGATATGACAGGCGGCGGCACCATAGGCGTATCGGAGACCCTAAAGTCACTTCCCTCGGTAGCCGCAAAGTATTTCAACTTTCGGTCTCAACTGCTTGAGCGGCGGCCTGAGCTGTTTGTGCCGATAGATTTTGGTGCATTCAACATCCGGCTGGCTCAGATCGCGCATAAAAACGGCATACCGGTGGTGTACTACTTTCCGCCGTCTTCATGGAGGCGAAAGCCCAAGAATGCAGCCAAACTGATAGCTTGCGGCGGCAAAGTGATAACTCCATTTCCCTGGTCCCAGGAACTGCTTTGCGCGGCAGGAGTCGACGCCAGGTTTGTCGGCCATCCGCTCATAGACATAGTAAAACCCTCGGCTGACAAGGCCACTTTTTTGCGTGAGTTCGACTTGTCCGACACACTGCCCACTATTGGCATGCTGCCCGGCAGCCGTGGGCATGAGCTGAAAGAGCACATGCCTATAATGATCGAGTGTGCTCGCATAATCGATGAAAAACTCGGCGGTGCTCAATTTGTAATAGCAGCAGCAGGAAGAACTGGCCGGATTCATAAATACATAGATGACGCCGCCGGAAAGAGCAATTTGCCGGTGATCCGCGTGATCGAAGGCCGCACATATGACTGCATGGCTCATTCCGACCTCTTGATATCTAAGTCCGGGACAGCTACACTAGAAGCAGCAATTTTGGGCACACCGATGGTCATCATATACAGCGGGTCGGCGATTATGCGCTTTGAGTTTTTGTTCCGTAAGGCCGTGCTCGAGGAATACATCGGGCTGCCGAATATCGTAGCGGACAGGGGCATATGCCCGGAACTCATAAATGAGCAGGCGACCCCTGAGGCTGCGTCGGATATTGCGCTCAGCCTGCTGCAGGACAGCGAGAACCTTGATACAATGAAGGCAGGTCTGCTCGATGTCAGACGTGTGCTTGGTGAACCGGGTGCGCTTGTCCGTGCGTCACACTTGCTGCTTGAGATGGGAGGATTGAAATAG
- the lpxA gene encoding acyl-ACP--UDP-N-acetylglucosamine O-acyltransferase: protein MNKTDQKTEIHPSAIIDASAEIGEGVEIGPYCIIGKNVRIGDGTRLASHVVIETNTTIGQNCKILSGAVLGGAPQDYKFKGEPTYLKIGDNNIIRECVTLHRASGEGNATTIGDNNMLMAYCHVGHNCTLGNCITMANTVGISGHVVVEDKVVFGGIVGVHQNVRIGKLAMIGGFSKILQDVPPFAMVEGRPTRVYDLNKVGLRRNGVGPQERAGIRLAYKLLYRSNLNTSQALEAIEREVEPSSELEYLLNFIRSIRKGYAGRQLEAPRF from the coding sequence ATGAATAAAACAGACCAGAAGACAGAAATACACCCGAGCGCGATAATAGATGCGTCAGCCGAGATAGGTGAGGGTGTCGAGATCGGACCTTACTGCATAATCGGCAAGAACGTCCGCATCGGTGATGGGACCAGACTTGCTTCGCATGTGGTTATAGAGACCAACACGACCATCGGGCAAAACTGCAAAATTTTGAGCGGTGCGGTCTTGGGTGGTGCTCCTCAGGACTATAAGTTCAAGGGTGAGCCGACCTATTTGAAGATCGGTGACAATAATATTATCAGGGAATGCGTAACTTTGCATCGAGCCAGTGGCGAGGGCAATGCCACGACCATCGGCGACAACAATATGCTCATGGCATACTGCCATGTAGGCCATAACTGCACTCTCGGCAACTGCATCACCATGGCAAACACCGTGGGCATCAGCGGCCATGTTGTTGTCGAGGACAAGGTCGTCTTTGGCGGGATTGTGGGCGTTCATCAGAATGTCCGCATCGGCAAACTGGCTATGATCGGTGGCTTCTCAAAGATTCTGCAAGATGTGCCTCCGTTCGCGATGGTCGAGGGCAGACCCACCAGGGTATACGATCTCAACAAGGTCGGCCTTCGCCGCAATGGTGTGGGACCCCAGGAACGGGCAGGCATAAGGTTGGCGTATAAGCTGCTCTACAGGTCGAACCTGAACACCAGTCAGGCGTTGGAAGCAATCGAGCGTGAGGTCGAGCCGAGTTCCGAGCTTGAATATCTGCTCAACTTCATTCGCAGCATCAGAAAAGGCTATGCGGGGCGGCAGTTGGAAGCTCCCAGGTTCTAA
- the lpxC gene encoding UDP-3-O-acyl-N-acetylglucosamine deacetylase — protein sequence MNVLKIDMNTRTCRSKRSVVTSNQTTIAESVRLTGTGLHSGDQTTVFIHPADNDLGIVFSDGENNIVRALASNVTDTSRGTTIGSNGTSFRTIEHLMAALSGEGIDNAIIEVLGPELPALDGSALVYSEAIDAAGVVELDAKRRLVELKDPICVRQNGSYILAVPAPRLSITYVLNYDHPMIGSQTASYVPGETDFGEQIAPARTFVLYEEIAGLLNEGLSQGGSIDNVIVIWRDHFSSELRFDDELVRHKVLDLIGDLSLAGSVPQAEILAVKSGHMLNVEFAKTLESMVCELQNREIGVGEEICLT from the coding sequence ATGAATGTGCTGAAGATTGATATGAATACCAGGACATGCCGGTCCAAGCGTTCGGTCGTCACCTCAAATCAGACGACAATTGCCGAAAGCGTACGGCTGACCGGCACGGGCTTGCACAGTGGTGACCAGACAACGGTATTCATTCATCCTGCGGACAATGACCTCGGTATCGTCTTCAGCGACGGCGAGAACAACATCGTGCGCGCACTTGCTTCCAATGTGACCGACACATCGCGCGGGACCACCATCGGCAGCAACGGCACGAGTTTTCGCACCATTGAACACTTGATGGCAGCTTTGAGCGGTGAGGGCATAGACAACGCGATAATCGAGGTGCTCGGCCCCGAACTACCTGCACTTGACGGCAGTGCTCTGGTATATTCCGAGGCGATTGATGCAGCGGGTGTGGTGGAGTTGGATGCAAAGCGCAGATTGGTCGAGCTGAAGGACCCTATATGTGTGCGTCAAAACGGTTCATATATTTTGGCCGTACCCGCGCCCAGGTTGAGCATTACATATGTGCTCAATTACGATCACCCAATGATAGGCTCTCAGACTGCCTCATATGTGCCGGGCGAGACGGACTTCGGTGAGCAGATTGCTCCGGCCAGGACGTTTGTATTGTATGAAGAGATAGCCGGGCTGCTAAATGAGGGGCTTTCTCAAGGCGGCAGCATAGATAATGTGATTGTCATATGGCGGGACCATTTTAGTTCGGAACTACGTTTTGACGATGAACTGGTCAGACACAAAGTCCTGGACCTGATCGGTGATCTATCCCTTGCGGGCAGCGTGCCGCAAGCTGAGATATTGGCTGTTAAATCGGGCCACATGCTCAATGTCGAGTTTGCGAAGACGTTGGAGAGTATGGTCTGTGAATTACAAAATCGTGAGATTGGAGTAGGCGAAGAGATATGCTTGACGTAG
- the lpxD gene encoding UDP-3-O-(3-hydroxymyristoyl)glucosamine N-acyltransferase gives MQIIAADIAALVDGILDGSPDTLITGAAGVDDAEVGDVVLAEDAKYFAKAISSDAGCIIARTDSGCAPGKCLIRAADPVEAFIKVLEVFKGGEECPSPGIGCGAVIEQGALLGKDVAIGANCFVGRGTSLGDGCVLYPGVYIARDVTIGEGCVLHPGVVVYSKCTLGKHVILHAGVVIGADGFGYKPSPRGLMKFPHIGTVEIGDDVEIGANSTVDRAKTGVTVIGSGTKIDNLVHIAHNVKVGAHCVIVAQSGVAGSVEIGSGVVLAAQVGVKDHVHIADGAKVAARAGVIGNVEQGAVVSGFPARDHRAEMRVQAARLHLPEIMTRLRDLENEVARLSGECAVDECAED, from the coding sequence ATGCAGATCATCGCTGCGGATATTGCCGCTCTTGTCGACGGGATATTGGACGGCAGTCCTGATACGCTCATAACCGGCGCTGCAGGCGTGGATGATGCTGAGGTCGGCGATGTAGTTTTGGCTGAGGATGCAAAATATTTTGCAAAGGCTATCTCTTCGGATGCTGGTTGTATTATTGCGCGCACTGACTCGGGATGTGCGCCTGGCAAGTGCCTGATACGTGCTGCGGACCCGGTGGAAGCCTTTATTAAGGTGCTAGAGGTCTTCAAGGGCGGTGAGGAATGTCCGTCTCCGGGCATCGGATGCGGAGCGGTCATAGAACAGGGCGCACTGCTCGGCAAGGATGTCGCGATAGGGGCGAACTGTTTTGTGGGCCGGGGCACAAGTTTGGGCGACGGATGCGTTTTATACCCTGGCGTATATATTGCTCGTGATGTCACGATTGGGGAGGGCTGCGTGCTCCATCCTGGGGTAGTTGTTTATTCCAAGTGCACCCTTGGCAAACATGTGATATTGCATGCAGGCGTAGTGATCGGCGCTGACGGGTTTGGATACAAGCCGTCGCCGCGGGGACTGATGAAGTTTCCGCATATAGGGACGGTCGAGATAGGTGACGACGTGGAGATCGGTGCGAACTCCACCGTCGACCGTGCAAAGACCGGCGTGACTGTGATCGGCAGCGGGACAAAGATCGACAATCTGGTGCACATTGCGCATAACGTAAAGGTGGGTGCTCATTGTGTGATAGTCGCGCAGAGCGGTGTTGCCGGGAGCGTGGAGATCGGCAGTGGTGTTGTTCTGGCGGCTCAGGTCGGCGTAAAGGACCATGTCCACATTGCCGACGGCGCAAAAGTGGCGGCGCGAGCCGGTGTGATAGGTAATGTGGAGCAGGGCGCGGTAGTATCGGGCTTCCCGGCCAGAGACCATCGTGCTGAGATGAGAGTCCAGGCTGCGAGGCTGCACCTGCCGGAGATAATGACAAGACTTCGTGACCTGGAAAATGAGGTTGCGAGACTAAGTGGGGAATGTGCTGTAGATGAATGTGCTGAAGATTGA
- a CDS encoding OmpH family outer membrane protein, translating to MLKSRTMAWVLAIMVVSAGLMATAASAADQAQKIAVVDVEKVYTNAPRVKQYSEELNAFGQDLSKKVDIRNQNMMLNEAEIQELVTLKTKSNRTAAEDARIKEIESTERTRDDQYRNLQATKEPTDEQKAQLKELQDMRQKAKDTLDALAKDYDGQLKSKQQELLGKADADIRGAINKVAGEKGITMVIAKDAVLFGGLDITDDIIKNLDRKMQ from the coding sequence ATGTTAAAATCACGCACTATGGCGTGGGTGTTGGCGATAATGGTCGTCAGCGCCGGACTGATGGCAACAGCAGCATCTGCTGCCGATCAGGCTCAAAAAATTGCTGTTGTAGATGTCGAGAAGGTGTATACGAATGCGCCGCGTGTCAAGCAATACAGTGAGGAATTGAATGCATTCGGGCAGGATTTAAGCAAGAAGGTAGATATTCGCAACCAGAACATGATGCTCAACGAGGCAGAGATTCAGGAACTCGTTACGCTCAAGACCAAGTCGAATCGGACAGCTGCCGAGGATGCGCGTATCAAGGAGATCGAGAGTACTGAGCGCACAAGGGACGATCAGTATCGGAATCTGCAGGCAACAAAAGAGCCGACCGATGAGCAGAAGGCTCAGCTCAAAGAGCTGCAGGATATGCGTCAAAAGGCCAAGGACACCCTGGACGCTCTTGCAAAGGACTATGACGGTCAGCTCAAGTCGAAGCAGCAGGAACTGCTCGGCAAGGCGGATGCAGATATAAGAGGAGCGATCAATAAGGTTGCCGGTGAGAAGGGAATCACGATGGTGATTGCAAAGGACGCTGTTTTGTTTGGCGGACTTGATATTACCGACGATATCATAAAGAACCTCGACCGCAAGATGCAGTAG
- a CDS encoding BamA/TamA family outer membrane protein, with translation MNRAYVFLRDAIFTALVLSVLAVPAVLMAQETKKVTEIAVTGNDNINTDTILNAILLKVDADYDEQTIDKDKAAIIALGYFSAVTVHTEDVAEGVKVTFEVTENPKICDIKIVNSEPMTAQQILELMKTKPGHILNTAVLYQDIESIQNFYGEQGYIAYVAEDGGVDSQTGVLTVPIVVHRVESVEIVDNKKTKEMVFLREMSTKPGTIFNWKTLQKDMMKIGSLDILEDIKTPQINQGSEIGYVKVVLPVVEKKTGQMSVGVGYSSKQRLVGQARYSETNFRGLGQGLNLMWEQGTTDNATGGNASYELGFYEPWIDTKHTSLNVNAYNKLIYRFSSGIFSSDDDAYNERHKGGEVTVSRPMNEKVRLYLGGSFENVETDPSLLTDASILNIVQDGNVGSGSLRYVRNTRDYDLDPAAGGYDAVSFEVGAVDATRYEPNAVLVEDESKPGTYDVDQQPIPFDFSGGYQKTSIEIRRYYSKQGPKSSLQDKRTTWAMRLRAGYGNGTIPYFEQFFVGGGESLRGYREDQFWGDKMLLASIEYRKPIAQSIAGVAFVDYGDAWGTADEFNTEDLPQSNSFVGNVGVGIGLRVATPIGNLRLDYAEGRYGPRTHFSMGQAF, from the coding sequence ATGAATCGGGCATATGTTTTTTTAAGAGATGCCATATTTACAGCTTTGGTCTTGAGTGTGTTGGCTGTGCCGGCAGTGCTTATGGCGCAGGAAACAAAAAAAGTAACTGAGATTGCCGTGACGGGCAACGACAACATCAACACCGACACCATATTGAATGCCATCTTGCTTAAGGTGGACGCAGACTATGACGAGCAGACTATCGATAAGGATAAGGCCGCAATCATAGCTCTGGGATATTTCAGTGCGGTAACGGTTCACACCGAGGATGTCGCCGAGGGTGTAAAGGTCACCTTTGAAGTGACTGAGAACCCAAAGATATGTGACATCAAGATCGTCAACAGTGAACCAATGACAGCCCAGCAGATTCTGGAATTAATGAAGACAAAGCCGGGCCATATCCTCAACACAGCCGTCTTATATCAGGATATCGAATCAATTCAAAATTTCTATGGCGAGCAGGGCTACATTGCTTATGTCGCCGAGGATGGTGGTGTTGATTCTCAGACAGGCGTTTTGACCGTGCCGATAGTAGTGCACCGGGTCGAGAGTGTCGAGATCGTAGATAACAAAAAGACCAAAGAGATGGTATTTCTGCGAGAGATGAGTACCAAACCCGGAACGATATTCAATTGGAAGACTCTCCAGAAGGACATGATGAAAATAGGCAGCCTGGACATTCTTGAGGACATCAAGACGCCACAGATCAATCAGGGCAGCGAAATTGGTTATGTCAAAGTTGTTCTTCCTGTTGTGGAGAAAAAGACCGGCCAGATGTCGGTTGGTGTTGGTTATTCGTCCAAGCAGAGGCTTGTCGGCCAGGCGAGGTATTCCGAGACAAACTTCCGCGGCCTTGGTCAGGGTCTAAATTTGATGTGGGAGCAGGGCACCACTGATAACGCAACCGGGGGCAATGCGAGTTACGAGTTGGGTTTCTATGAGCCGTGGATAGATACCAAGCATACTTCACTGAACGTAAACGCATACAACAAGTTGATTTACAGATTTTCTTCGGGAATTTTCAGCAGTGATGATGATGCATACAATGAGCGCCATAAAGGCGGCGAGGTAACCGTAAGCCGTCCGATGAATGAAAAGGTAAGATTATATCTTGGTGGTTCGTTTGAGAATGTCGAGACTGATCCTAGTCTGCTTACAGATGCAAGCATTCTCAACATTGTGCAGGATGGTAATGTCGGTAGTGGTTCACTTCGTTATGTGCGCAACACTCGTGACTATGATCTCGATCCCGCGGCGGGCGGATATGATGCCGTTTCATTTGAAGTCGGTGCGGTAGACGCCACTCGATACGAACCGAATGCCGTGTTAGTCGAAGATGAGAGCAAACCCGGCACATATGATGTCGACCAGCAGCCGATCCCATTTGATTTCAGCGGTGGGTACCAAAAGACATCCATCGAGATCAGGCGATATTACAGTAAGCAGGGCCCAAAAAGTTCTCTGCAGGATAAGCGGACAACATGGGCGATGCGTCTCAGAGCAGGGTACGGCAACGGCACCATACCCTATTTCGAGCAGTTTTTCGTGGGCGGCGGTGAGAGTCTTCGCGGATACAGAGAGGACCAATTCTGGGGTGACAAGATGCTGCTTGCGAGTATAGAATATCGCAAGCCGATTGCTCAGTCAATCGCAGGTGTGGCGTTTGTGGATTATGGAGATGCTTGGGGGACAGCGGATGAGTTCAACACAGAAGACCTTCCCCAGAGCAATTCATTTGTAGGTAATGTTGGTGTCGGCATTGGTTTAAGGGTGGCGACACCAATAGGCAACCTGCGGCTTGACTATGCGGAGGGCAGATATGGCCCGCGGACGCACTTTAGTATGGGTCAGGCATTTTAG
- a CDS encoding sigma-70 family RNA polymerase sigma factor, whose protein sequence is MDFGELLDAYEKPIYNLIFRLIGDADEAADLTQETFVSAYKSYSKFKAESSEYTWLYRIAVNKCKNKFKERARHKESFTLDEELPLDALGESDTTYSPEAAFERKELKERIIQAISQLPPDYRIVTVLRELHGLSYQEIAQTVDLSVDVVRTRLARARSMLRKKLEQYLE, encoded by the coding sequence ATGGACTTTGGCGAGTTGCTCGATGCTTACGAGAAGCCAATATATAACCTTATATTTCGGCTCATTGGTGATGCAGATGAGGCAGCCGACCTTACGCAGGAGACATTCGTCTCCGCGTACAAGTCCTATTCCAAGTTCAAAGCCGAGTCGTCTGAATACACCTGGCTATACAGGATAGCTGTAAACAAATGCAAAAACAAGTTCAAGGAGCGTGCCAGGCATAAGGAGAGTTTTACGCTTGATGAAGAATTACCATTGGATGCACTTGGCGAGTCTGATACAACATATAGTCCCGAGGCAGCCTTTGAAAGAAAAGAGCTAAAAGAACGCATAATCCAGGCAATAAGCCAGCTTCCCCCCGACTATAGAATAGTGACGGTCCTTCGCGAGTTGCATGGTTTGAGCTATCAAGAGATTGCACAAACTGTGGACTTGTCGGTTGATGTAGTAAGGACGCGTCTTGCCAGGGCGCGAAGCATGCTCCGCAAAAAACTTGAGCAATATCTGGAATAG